The genomic region CGACTCGTAGCCTTCGTAGTACGTCTTCCACGCCTCCTCCATGGCCTCGGGAGTGCCGCCCATATTGCGGCCGAAGATCTCCGTTTCGACGCGTCCGGGGCAGATCTCGGTGACACGGATGCGCTTGCCCACGGTGTCGTTGCGCAGCTGCCGGGAGACCTGGTGCACGGCCGCCTTGGTGGCGTGATAGACGGTGTGGCCGTAGAAGTTGTAGACGCCGGCGATGGAGCTGATGTTCAGCACGTGGCCCCGGTCGCGTTCCACCATGCCCGGCAGCACCAGCCGGGTCAGCTGCAGCAGGCCGCGCAGGTTGACGTCCACGAGCTCGTCGATGTCGCTCTCGCTGGAATCCAGGATGTTCCCCGGCCGCGAGACCCCGGCGCAGTTCACCAGGACGTCGATTTCCAGATGCCCGACGGCGGCCGCCAGCGCCGCGGTGTCGGTCAGGTCCACCACGTGGGGGATGGCCCCGGTCTTGTCGGCAAGTTCGTTCAGGCGTTCCTCGTTGCGGGCGACGGCGTGGACCGTGAGTCCGCGCTTGGCCAGGCGTTCGGCGATCGCGGCGCCCATTCCGGTGGACGCGCCCGTGACGAGGGCAGTTGAGTAGTCAGAAAAAGGCATGGAGGTCTCCTGGGTATGTGTGAAGCGCAAGGCAGCTAGTTCAGCGCAGTGCAGCACCTTGGGCGGGTAGTTAGGCGTCGCGGAGCGGCAGGTGCGCCCGGTCCTTGACCGTGCTGACGGCGGCGAGTGTGCCCAGCGCGGTGATGACGGCGTAGAAAGCGGGCATGTAGATGTTGCCCGTGGACGAGATCAGCCAGGTCATCAGCAGCGGTGCGGTGCCGCCGAAGAGTGCCGACGAGACGTTGTAGCCCAGACCGTAAGCGGAGTAGCGGACGCGGGTGGGGAACAGTTCCACGATCAGGATGTGGATCACCGCGGTGTGGCCGGCGAAGACCACTGCCATGATGCAGGCGCCGAGGATGGCCAGGCCCATGTTGCCGGTGGCGATCAGGGCGTAGGCGGGGATGCCGACGATGGCCATGGCAATTGCGGAGCCGGCGATGACCTTCTTGCGGCCAACCCGGTCGGACAGGGCGCCCATGAAGGGAATGGCGATGCAGATGGCCACCAGGCTGCAGGCGGTGACGATGAGTGCCTCGCCGATGGTGAAGTTCAGCTGCTTGCCCTTCAGGAACGTGGGCATGTAGGAGAACAGGACGTAGTAGCCGGAGCCGTTCATGAGTGGGATGAACAGGGCCAGGAGCATGGCGCGGCGGTGTTCTGCGGACTTGAAGGCTTCCTTGAGCGGGTTCTTGGACAGGCCGCCCTCTTCCTTCAGCTTCTCAAAGTTCGGGGTGTCGCTGATGGCCTTGCGGATGTACCAGCCGATGATGCCCATGGGGATGGCGACCAGGAACGGAATGCGCCAGGCGAAGGCACCGAAGCCGCCGCCGTCGATCGCCGCCTGGGTGAGCCACGGGGACATGGAGAAGGCAACCAGCGTACCGGTGAGGAGAGCCGCGAAGGAGGCGATCTGGGCGTAGGAGGTGATGATGCCGCGCTTGCCTTCCGGGGCGTGCTCGGCGAGGAAGGTCATGGCGCCGGCGGCTTCGCCACCAACGGAGAAGCCCTGCAGCATGCGGAGCAGAACCAGGAGCACCGGTGCAGCGATGCCGATTGCGGCGTAACTCGGCAGCAGGCCGATGCCCGCCGTCGCCACGCTGATCAGCAGGATGACGAAGACCAGCAGTTTTTGCCGGCCGATGCGGTCCCCCAGGTATCCGCAGATCACGGCGCCGAGAGGACGCACGAAGAAGGACACGGCGTAGCCGGCGAAGACGAACAGCAGGGCGTTGTCCGGGTTGCCGGGTGCCAGGAAGACCAGGGCAAGCGTTCCGGCCATGAAAGCGAAGATGCCGTTGTCATAGAGTTCCACGAAAATGCCGACGCAGCCGGCCATAACAACTTTGCGGGTCTGCTTACTGCTGAGCCGCTCTTTGTGCGGCTGGGCCGCGTGCGTAGAAATTGACATGGCTTTCCTTACTAAGGGGGATGGTAACAAGGCTTTGGATCTGGTGCGAGGGTGGTTAGCTTCCGGAGGCCGACGCGAGCTGTGGCCAGCCGGACCGGCTGCCGATGCCGAGGAGGGAGAAGACGGTGCTGACTGTCGAACGGAGGTTCTCCAGTTCCCGCAAGGCCGCCCGGTATTTCGCCGTAGCGTCGGGGACGGTGGTCCTGCGGAAGGTTATGGTGTGGCCGGGCCGGGCCTGGGCCAGCACATCCAGGGAGCGGGTGGTGACCACTGCCAGGACGGGGTAGCCGGCGGTGACTCCGCGGCCGCGGTGCAGCACCAGGAGTTCCTCCCGGGACGGCACCTCGATCGCTCCGACCGGGACGCCGCGCGAGAGCACCTCCGCCGTCGACTGGCGTTCGGGGAGGGCGCCCCCCAGCCGCAGTCCGATGTGGTTGCTCCGGGCACTGACGGTGTATTCGGTGGTGAAGAGCAGTTCGGCGGTGTCGCCGAATTCGTCCACATCGGGCCCGTCCGTGACCTCCACAACGGCCCGGCTGCTGAACTCCGGCCGGGTAAGCCCCAGCCGGAACAGCGGCAGGTCGAAGTACGGTTGCCGGATGGGCGGGACGCTTCGAGAGGTCTTGAGTTCGGTGCCTTCGGTCAGCCGCAGGCCGAATCCGACCACCGTGTCAGGGGCGCAGCTTCCGAGCAGGACGGGCGCCTCCACGGAACCGTGGACGGCAAGGTAGGAACGGAGGCCGCCGGTGATTTGGCGCAGCGCCACTGTTTCCCCGGCGCGCACGGACACCGGTTCCCACTGCGGGCATTCGCGCCCGCCCACCGTGAACCGCAGGGGCGCCCCGGTGACGGCGATGAGGATGTCCGTGGTGGCCCGCATGCGGAAATCCAGTGCGGTGATCTCCAGCAGCGGCGCATTGTCCTCGTTGGCGGTGAGGATGTTCGCCGCGCGTGCGGAGAACTGGTCCAGCGCACCGTTCACGGGGAGTCCGAACCGGGGTCCCCGGAAGCGCCCCAGGTCGGTGACCACGGAGTGGCCGGGCTGCTGGATGATCAACGATCCGTTCATCGCGCCGCCTCCAGTTTCCGGCCGGCGTAGTCCACGAATTCCTCCGGCTGGATCTGGTGGAACCGCAGCAGGTCGCCGGGGACGTAGGGAACAAGCGGTTCACTGGTGGGGTCAAGAACTGCCAGGGGGGTCTGGCCGATGACGCACCATCCGCCGGGTGCCGCGGCCGGGGCAATGACTGCCTGCCGGCCGGCGACGGCGACGGCACCGGCCGGAACTGACAGGCGGGGGTCCTTCAGCCGCGGAACCGGAAGCGGAAAATCGGGGCCGTCCATCATGGGCGAGCCGGCAGGGGCGCCGAGGCAGCGGATGACGTAGGACTTGGCGGTGTGCAGCCCGATGATCTCCTGGACGGAGAGCTGCTGCTGGCCGGCGACGCGTTCCAGGTCCGGGCCGTATTCCCCGCCGTAGACAACGGGGACGTTGAATTCCCGCGGAGCCCTGGCAGGCGCACCGATGAAGTCGAGCTGGCGCACGCCGAGGAGGACAAAGGCGCGGACCTGCCGTGCCGAGGTGACCCCGGGGTCGAATTCCACCAGCAGCGAGTCGTACGTCGGCACGGCGCCGTGGACGCCGTCGGCGCCCGCCGCCTCAAGCCATGCGGCGAGGGCATGCACGGTGGTCCAGTTGGCTTCCCGGTCCGGGGATGAGGCGACGACGCGCAGGGCGGCGTCCCCGGATTCGTAGACCTCCACCGGAGTCGTCGTTGAGGTGGCGGTCATGTCAGGCGGCCTTCACTTTGGCGGCCAGCACCTGGGCGAGCGGGGCGATTTTCACGCCGGAGTTTTCGAGTTCGGCGCGGACCTGGCGGGCCAGGTGCACGGCACCGGGGGTGTCCCCATGGAGAAGGATAGTGTCGGCGACGATCGGCAGGTCGGTTCCGGCGATGGTTTGGATAAGCCCTTCGCACACCATGCGGATGGTGCGGTCCACGATGGCCGCGGGGTCATGGATGACGGCGCCGGGGCGACTGCGCGGCACCAGGGTGCCGTCTGCCTCGTAGGCGCGGTCCGCGATGCCCACGATCGCGACCGGGAGATGCCTCCCCGCGGCGGCGTCGGCCAATGCGCCGTCCTGAGCCAGGACGATCAGGTCCGGGTTGATGCGGGAGGCGGCGTCGGCCACGGCGTCGGCGTAGTCGGCACGGGTGGCAACGAGGTTGCCTAGGCGTCCGTGGGGTGCGATGTGTGCGACGCCGGTGCCGTGATAGGCGGCGAAGGCGCTCAGTGCGCCGACCTGGTAGAGGACGTCATTGCGGACCTCGTCCGCGGTGAGGTCCATGGCGCGCCGGCCGAAGCCCCGGAGGTCGGGGAAGCTCGGGTGCGCCCCGATGCTGACTCCGCGCCGCACACATTCGGCGACGGTCGCATTCATGATGTCCGGGTCTCCGGCATGGAATCCGCAGGCGATGTTGGCGCTGGAAACCACTTCGAGCAAGGCCGCGTCGTCGCCCATCGAGTAGGCGCCGAAGCCTTCGCCGAGATCTGCAACGAGATCAACTGTGGGTCCCATGTGAGCCCTCCTGGGTGTTGGCTGCCGCGTTCCGCCGCGAGGCGCAAAGGTCAGCTTCCGGTAGTGAAGTAAATGCCGGGAACCGGCCCGGTCTGAGGCTTGCGGTCCCGTGGCCCGGAATGCCGGGCTGCTGTCAAAAAGTCTGGCACCGCGACTTGGCTCACACAAAGACGTAATCCATGTCACGGGATAGGCGCCGGTTATGACGGGCCTTGGTCCTGCTCTCACTTGTCACCTCGCCTCACATCGGATTCCGACTCGCCGTCGCGGGATTGCTATTGCATTCACGGTAAGGACTGCATATTTCGGAAATGTGAAGGAAGGCATCCATTTCTGTAAACACGGCTTTTATGCAAAATGCATCTGACGTCATAAAGAAATTGCATGTCAGCGAAGGGGATAGAATGTACGATTAGTGAAATAGCGTCCCGGGTTCAACCTGGTGGCAGCGATGCGGATCACTCAAAGACCTATTGCGTGTCCCTCCGCTGCATCCGCCTGTGGCCTTTCCGGGTCCGGGACGCCGCAAAGAGAGAAGGCGGCTATGGATACGCGAAAGCTTGCGTACTTCGTCCAGATCGTGGATTCGGGAAGCATCACCAAGGCCGCGGCGGCGCTGCATGTGGCCCAGCCGGCCCTGAGCCAGCAGGTTTCGGCGCTGGAAACCGATCTCAAGCAGCGCCTGCTGATCCGCAGCAAGCAGGGGGTCAAGCCCACGGCCGCCGGGCACACCCTGTACCGGCATGCACAGTCGATCCTGCGGCTAGTGGAACAGGCCCGCCAGGACGTCGCCAAGTCCGGGGCCGCACCGTCCGGACGCGTCTCCATTGCCATTGCGCCCTACAGCATGGCGTCCAGCCTGACGCCGCGGATCATCAGCGAAGTGGGGCGCCGGTACCCGGACATCGTCCTGCACGTCACGGAAATCTACGGCGGCGTCCTGAGCGAGGCAATCAAGAACGGCCGCCTGGACATGGCCCTCATTTACGAGCCGGGCCCGATCCGCGGCGTCCAGTTCACCACGATGATCGTCGAAGACCTGCACTTTGTGGTCAACGCCAACAATTTTGATGTGACACCCGGCAAGGGCGAAATTCCGCTGGAGGAAGTCGCCCGCTTCGGGCTTTTCCTGCCCGAGAAAATCCACACCCTGCGCCAGGTTGTCGAGGCCGGATTCGACAGCAAGGGACTCAAACTCCAGCTGGTCGGCGAAGTGGAGTCGGTACCGTCCCTGGCCCGGCTCCTGCGGGCCGGACTGGGCGCCACGATCATGCCCAAGTCAGCCGCGGATGCCCTGTTCCACGAGGAAGACTTCCATGTCCTGCGGATCGTGGATCCCGCATTGCAGTGCAAGATCGCCCTGTGCACCCCGGACCATGACCCGCTCTCCGAGGCCGCGTCCGCCGTTCTCCTGGTGCTCAAGGAAATGCTCCAGGAAATGCTCAGCGACA from Arthrobacter sp. NicSoilB8 harbors:
- a CDS encoding SDR family oxidoreductase; this translates as MPFSDYSTALVTGASTGMGAAIAERLAKRGLTVHAVARNEERLNELADKTGAIPHVVDLTDTAALAAAVGHLEIDVLVNCAGVSRPGNILDSSESDIDELVDVNLRGLLQLTRLVLPGMVERDRGHVLNISSIAGVYNFYGHTVYHATKAAVHQVSRQLRNDTVGKRIRVTEICPGRVETEIFGRNMGGTPEAMEEAWKTYYEGYESLTTDDIVNALDYAIETPRHVNVGMLELMPTFQVPGGLTFDRR
- a CDS encoding MFS transporter; protein product: MSISTHAAQPHKERLSSKQTRKVVMAGCVGIFVELYDNGIFAFMAGTLALVFLAPGNPDNALLFVFAGYAVSFFVRPLGAVICGYLGDRIGRQKLLVFVILLISVATAGIGLLPSYAAIGIAAPVLLVLLRMLQGFSVGGEAAGAMTFLAEHAPEGKRGIITSYAQIASFAALLTGTLVAFSMSPWLTQAAIDGGGFGAFAWRIPFLVAIPMGIIGWYIRKAISDTPNFEKLKEEGGLSKNPLKEAFKSAEHRRAMLLALFIPLMNGSGYYVLFSYMPTFLKGKQLNFTIGEALIVTACSLVAICIAIPFMGALSDRVGRKKVIAGSAIAMAIVGIPAYALIATGNMGLAILGACIMAVVFAGHTAVIHILIVELFPTRVRYSAYGLGYNVSSALFGGTAPLLMTWLISSTGNIYMPAFYAVITALGTLAAVSTVKDRAHLPLRDA
- a CDS encoding biotin-dependent carboxyltransferase family protein, whose translation is MNGSLIIQQPGHSVVTDLGRFRGPRFGLPVNGALDQFSARAANILTANEDNAPLLEITALDFRMRATTDILIAVTGAPLRFTVGGRECPQWEPVSVRAGETVALRQITGGLRSYLAVHGSVEAPVLLGSCAPDTVVGFGLRLTEGTELKTSRSVPPIRQPYFDLPLFRLGLTRPEFSSRAVVEVTDGPDVDEFGDTAELLFTTEYTVSARSNHIGLRLGGALPERQSTAEVLSRGVPVGAIEVPSREELLVLHRGRGVTAGYPVLAVVTTRSLDVLAQARPGHTITFRRTTVPDATAKYRAALRELENLRSTVSTVFSLLGIGSRSGWPQLASASGS
- a CDS encoding carboxyltransferase domain-containing protein, with translation MTATSTTTPVEVYESGDAALRVVASSPDREANWTTVHALAAWLEAAGADGVHGAVPTYDSLLVEFDPGVTSARQVRAFVLLGVRQLDFIGAPARAPREFNVPVVYGGEYGPDLERVAGQQQLSVQEIIGLHTAKSYVIRCLGAPAGSPMMDGPDFPLPVPRLKDPRLSVPAGAVAVAGRQAVIAPAAAPGGWCVIGQTPLAVLDPTSEPLVPYVPGDLLRFHQIQPEEFVDYAGRKLEAAR
- a CDS encoding 5-oxoprolinase subunit PxpA; this translates as MGPTVDLVADLGEGFGAYSMGDDAALLEVVSSANIACGFHAGDPDIMNATVAECVRRGVSIGAHPSFPDLRGFGRRAMDLTADEVRNDVLYQVGALSAFAAYHGTGVAHIAPHGRLGNLVATRADYADAVADAASRINPDLIVLAQDGALADAAAGRHLPVAIVGIADRAYEADGTLVPRSRPGAVIHDPAAIVDRTIRMVCEGLIQTIAGTDLPIVADTILLHGDTPGAVHLARQVRAELENSGVKIAPLAQVLAAKVKAA
- the nac gene encoding nitrogen assimilation transcriptional regulator NAC, which produces MDTRKLAYFVQIVDSGSITKAAAALHVAQPALSQQVSALETDLKQRLLIRSKQGVKPTAAGHTLYRHAQSILRLVEQARQDVAKSGAAPSGRVSIAIAPYSMASSLTPRIISEVGRRYPDIVLHVTEIYGGVLSEAIKNGRLDMALIYEPGPIRGVQFTTMIVEDLHFVVNANNFDVTPGKGEIPLEEVARFGLFLPEKIHTLRQVVEAGFDSKGLKLQLVGEVESVPSLARLLRAGLGATIMPKSAADALFHEEDFHVLRIVDPALQCKIALCTPDHDPLSEAASAVLLVLKEMLQEMLSDKYAR